The Bartonella sp. HY328 genome contains the following window.
AACCTTGTTCTCGATCCAGCAGATGTTTCAAAATCAACTCTTGAAGTTACTGTAGATCCAGCTTCGGTTGACACCAATCACCAGTCGGAACCTAATAAGTTTAATGAAGAATTAGCTGGCGAAAAGTTCTTTGATGTTGCTCAGTATAAAACCATTACTTTCAAATCAACTGCTATTGAAGTAACTGGCGAAAAGACTGGTAAAGTAACTGGTGATTTGACATTCCACGGTGTAACCAAACCAGTAACTTTGGATGTTACCTTTAATACAGCTCTTACGCCGCATCCTATGACTAAAAAGGCAGCCCTTGGTTTTTCAGCTAAAGGCGTTATTAAACGCTCTGAATTTGGTTTAAGCGCCATGGTGCCAATGGTTAGCGATGATGTAAATCTGGTTATTGAAACCGAATTCCATCAGCAATAATAGTTTAATCCGCCCTATGTTTTAGCCAATTTGGCGCATAGGGCGGATTTTTATTAGAGCGTTTTTAAAAAAGTGTGAAGCGGTTTTCAGACAAAAAACGCGGTGTAAACAATAGATTTGAGCGCCGATCTGATCCAAACAGATCGAAATGCGCTCTAAGCATCTTGTGGTGCGGTTTCTTAATTAATTGCTATTTCTTATGCAGTCCGGCTGCAATAAGATCTTGTTTGCTGACATTGCCTTGTAGCGTGCAAGAAATAGTGACAACTTTTGGTTTTTTACGTTGCTCGATAATAAGCACTTTTTCAGCGACTTCTGGGCTTGGTATAGTGCCGTGCATTGCATTTCTATTTTGCTGCCATTTGCCATTTTTTCCAGTTTTTATCATCGGATTATAAATATAAATCTCTCTATCTTGAATAAGTTTTTTGTTTTTAGAAAGTAAAGAAATAATTTGTTTTAATGATTGAGGTGATTCAAACCCCCAATAATAATATTTGCCCTGTGGTCCGGGCATTCCTTGTTTCTTAAATAAATCAAAATCAGAATAATCAATCACAAATTTATTGATTTTTATACCTTCAGCTGTAGTATAATTTAAAGGTACGGATAAACTTCCCTTCGCTTCGATATTGGTCGTATTTAACTGATTGGAGAGGCCCTTGAAGCTCGGTATTTTTTTTATTTCCTAAAGAAACTGTTGTCGCATTGCATTAACGCGTCAACTGCTGATTGGGGAACCGGTTGGGCGTTTGCACTGCAAAACGCGCCTATAAAGATAAGTGCAAAAGCACTGGTCCAAATTTTCTTCATGTCGTCCTGCTTTAGTTGAAATAATGATATATGGGTAAAATAACATTCTAATCAGTCATTTTAATATATATTTTTTGAGTTCAAAATCACAAATCTTTGGTTTTATATTGCAATAGTTTTCGAGTTGATTTTGATGAAAATGAAATGCCTTCGGGATATAAAAGGCCACTTGCATTTCTTTATGGGTTTTAAAGAAATAGCTTTTTTCTATAATTTTAGATAATTTTTGTTTTATTTCGATAAAGTCCGTTGTAAAAGGCTTTTATGAAACATTATGGAAAAAGTATATTTATAATATGTAGCAGACGAATTGACGGGCGAATTAGTCGCCCGGCCTTTTATCTGGCCGATTAGGTCATGAAAAGGTCCGGGGATTTTTATGCCGTTTAATGGTGGGTAACCATTAAATATAGTCAGCGCTATTGCGCTTTGTTGCCAATTCAAATTTGCCTATATTGATCGTTTCAATATAATAAGCTTATTTCCAATTATATTGTCAAAAAGACAATCAGAAAGATTTTTCAATGACTGATACCAACCAGACAGTTGATTATTCCACCACGCTATTTTTGCCAAAGACCGATTTTCCCATGCGCGCAAGCTTGCCGCAGCGTGAGCCAGAAATTTTGGCAAAATGGCAAGAAATGAATCTTTACAAAGTGTTGCGTGAAGAAGCCAAAGACCGCCCCTTATATGTTTTGCATGATGGCCCTCCTTATGCCAATGGCAATATTCATATTGGCCATGCGCTTAATAAAATTTTGAAAGATGTTATTACCCGTTCTTATCAAATGCGTGGTTTTAATGCCAATTATGTCCCTGGTTGGGATTGCCATGGCTTGCCGATTGAGTGGAAAATTGAAGAAAAATACCGCAATGCCGGTAAAAATAAAGACGATGTTCCAGTCAATGAATTTCGTCAAGAGTGCCGCGAATTTGCAGCCCAGTGGATTGGGCTTCAATCAGAAGAGTTTAAGCGCCTTGGTGTCATTGGTGATTTTGAACAGCCTTATACGACTATGGCTTTCCACGCTGAAGCACGTATTGCTGGCGAACTGATGAAATTTGCTATGAGTGGCCAGCTTTATCGCGGTTCAAAGCCAGTTATGTGGTCGGTGGTTGAACGCACAACTTTGGCTGAGGCGGAAGTTGAATATCATAGCCATGTTTCTGATGCTATTTGGGTTAAATTTCCAGTTAAAAATACGCCAGCAGAAGATCTTAAAGACGCATTTGTTGTTATTTGGACAACGACACCTTGGACAATTCCTGGTAACCGGGCTGTTTCTTTTTCTTCAAAAATTGCCTATGGACTTTATGAGATTGTAGCGGCTGAAAATGATTTTGGGCCGCAGGCTGGCGAAAAGGTTGTTTTTGCTAATAATCTTGCACAAGCCTGCGCAGAAAAAGCAAAGCTTACCTTTAAAAAGTTGCGCGATGTCAATAGTGATGAACTTGGCGCAACTCTCCTATTCCACCCATTGCAAGGTTTTGGCGGCGGCTATGAATTTACTGTACCGCTTCTTGATGGCGATCATGTCACCGATGATGCAGGTACTGGCTTTGTGCACACGGCGCCAAGCCATGGTCGTGAAGATTTTGACATCTGGCTTTCATCAACTCGCAAATTGCAAAGTCTTGGCATTGATCCAAGTATTCCTTTCCCTGTTGATGATGGTGGTTTTTATACCAGTGACGCACCGGGCTTTGGCGCTGATCGTGAAGGTGGAGCGGCCCGTGTTATCGATGATAATGGCAAGATGGGGGACGCCAATAAATCAGTTATGGATGAGTTAATCGCCCGCAATCATCTTTTCGCTCGTGGCCGTATCACGCATGATTATCCCCATAGTTGGCGGTCCAAAAAGCCGGTTATTTATCGCAATACACCGCAATGGTTTGTCTATATGGACAAAGATCTTGGCGATGGAACAACATTGCGTAGCCGCGCCTTAAAGGCGGTTGAAGATACGCGTTTTGTGCCGCAAGCTGGCCAAAATCGCTTATATGCGATGATGAAAGATCGCCCTGATTGGGTGTTGTCACGCCAACGTACATGGGGCGTACCAATTGCTATTTTCGCCAATGAAGACGGCGAGATCTTACTCGATGCAGCAGTAAATTCACGCATTCTAGAAGCCTTTGAAGTGGAAGGCGCAGACGCTTGGTTTAAAGAAGGTGCGCGTGAACGTTTCCTTGGTAGCCGTGCAGGTGAACCTTGGCAGATGGTAAGCGACATTCTTGATGTTTGGTTTGATTCTGGTTCAACTCATACATTCACCTTAGAGGATCGTCCTGATCTTAAATGGCCTGCCGATCTTTATCTTGAAGGTTCAGATCAGCATCGCGGCTGGTTCCACTCATCAATGCTTGAAAGTTGTGCAACACGCGGTCGCGCGCCCTATAATGCGGTTCTAACCCATGGTTTTACCTTGGACGAAAAGGGCCGCAAAATGTCTAAATCTTTAGGCAATGTTGTTGCGCCACAAGAAATCATTAAACAATCCGGCGCTGATATTTTGCGTCTTTGGGTGATGAATACCGATTATTGGGAAGATCAACGTCTTGGTAAAAATACCATTCAAACCAGTGTCGACTCTTATCGCAAGCTACGTAATGTCATGCGGTGGATGCTTGGGACTCTTGCCCATGATAGCGGCGAAGATATTGCCTATGCGGATTTGCCAGAACTTGAAAAACTCATGCTTCATCGTCTTTATGAGTTAGACGAATTGGTGCGCACAGAATATGATGCCTTTGATTTTAAACGCATTAGTCGTGCCTTAGTCGATTTTTGTATTGTAGATTTATCGGCATTTTATTTTGATATCCGCAAAGATGCGCTTTATTGCGATGCTCCATCCTCCATTCGCCGTAAGGCTGCCCTGCAAACCGTGCGCCATATTTTTGAACGTATTGTTACTTGGCTTGCGCCTATGTTGCCGTTCACTTGTGAAGAAGCTTGGCTTGCTCATTATCCAAATGCAAAAACTGTGCATATTGAGCAATTTAGACAAACACCGGCAGAGTGGCGCAACGATGACGTTTCAGAGCGTTGGCGTAAAGTGCGCCATGTGCGTAAAGCGATTACTGGTGCCTTGGAGCTTGAACGCGCTGATAAGCGCATTGGTTCTTCGCTTGAAGCTGCACCAATCGTTTATATCAATGACGTTGAATTGTTGAAAGCAGTTGAAGGGCTTGATATGGCTGAAATTGCTATCACTAGCGATATCATGATCACGAATGCGCCTGCGCCTGATGACGCATTCCGTTTGGATGAGGTTGCCAATGTTGCGGTATTGCCGCAAAAAGCTACTGGCAATAAATGCGCGCGCTCATGGCGTTATACACAGGATGTGGGTAATGATCCCGAATATCCAGATGTCTCATTGCGTGATGCATTGGCATTGCGCGAGTTAAAAGAGTTGGGACTGTTAGCTTAGTAAAAACTTGTGTTGAAAGTTTAATCACTTTCAACGCATTTTGCCTTGCTGCTGCCAGAATTGTACCTTAAGCGCAATAAAATATGGCTTAGTGTAAGTGCCGGTATTATGGCGGGTTGCGCTAAGTTATGTGGGTGTATATTATAGTGGTTTTGTAGACGTAAACATGCAAGTGCATTAAAATCTTGCATTTTTGCTTTAAATTTGCGACATCTGCTTTGAATTAATTGGTTGCAGTATTATTTGTCAGATAATTTGCGTTACCTG
Protein-coding sequences here:
- a CDS encoding YceI family protein gives rise to the protein MRLIKTLATVALLAVSSSFAHAASIEAPQGNYSLDPNHTNLLWSVSHFGLSNYIARFDKIEGNLVLDPADVSKSTLEVTVDPASVDTNHQSEPNKFNEELAGEKFFDVAQYKTITFKSTAIEVTGEKTGKVTGDLTFHGVTKPVTLDVTFNTALTPHPMTKKAALGFSAKGVIKRSEFGLSAMVPMVSDDVNLVIETEFHQQ
- the ileS gene encoding isoleucine--tRNA ligase: MTDTNQTVDYSTTLFLPKTDFPMRASLPQREPEILAKWQEMNLYKVLREEAKDRPLYVLHDGPPYANGNIHIGHALNKILKDVITRSYQMRGFNANYVPGWDCHGLPIEWKIEEKYRNAGKNKDDVPVNEFRQECREFAAQWIGLQSEEFKRLGVIGDFEQPYTTMAFHAEARIAGELMKFAMSGQLYRGSKPVMWSVVERTTLAEAEVEYHSHVSDAIWVKFPVKNTPAEDLKDAFVVIWTTTPWTIPGNRAVSFSSKIAYGLYEIVAAENDFGPQAGEKVVFANNLAQACAEKAKLTFKKLRDVNSDELGATLLFHPLQGFGGGYEFTVPLLDGDHVTDDAGTGFVHTAPSHGREDFDIWLSSTRKLQSLGIDPSIPFPVDDGGFYTSDAPGFGADREGGAARVIDDNGKMGDANKSVMDELIARNHLFARGRITHDYPHSWRSKKPVIYRNTPQWFVYMDKDLGDGTTLRSRALKAVEDTRFVPQAGQNRLYAMMKDRPDWVLSRQRTWGVPIAIFANEDGEILLDAAVNSRILEAFEVEGADAWFKEGARERFLGSRAGEPWQMVSDILDVWFDSGSTHTFTLEDRPDLKWPADLYLEGSDQHRGWFHSSMLESCATRGRAPYNAVLTHGFTLDEKGRKMSKSLGNVVAPQEIIKQSGADILRLWVMNTDYWEDQRLGKNTIQTSVDSYRKLRNVMRWMLGTLAHDSGEDIAYADLPELEKLMLHRLYELDELVRTEYDAFDFKRISRALVDFCIVDLSAFYFDIRKDALYCDAPSSIRRKAALQTVRHIFERIVTWLAPMLPFTCEEAWLAHYPNAKTVHIEQFRQTPAEWRNDDVSERWRKVRHVRKAITGALELERADKRIGSSLEAAPIVYINDVELLKAVEGLDMAEIAITSDIMITNAPAPDDAFRLDEVANVAVLPQKATGNKCARSWRYTQDVGNDPEYPDVSLRDALALRELKELGLLA